From a single Nicotiana tomentosiformis chromosome 2, ASM39032v3, whole genome shotgun sequence genomic region:
- the LOC104116908 gene encoding putative phytosulfokines 6 gives MKLTNDQFLTSFFILLIISYVTSARLLPTSYRDIKKAEVNGITHSISTQEDFNNLMGLEKCEDRDEACLNRRIVAEAHLDYIYTQNKPKP, from the exons atgAAGCTAACAAATGATCAATTTCTTACTTCTTTTTTCATATTACTGATCATTTCCTATGTAACATCTGCTCGTCTGCTGCCTACAAGTTATCGAG ATATCAAGAAAGCTGAAGTTAATGGGATTACTCATTCAATTTCCACGCAAGAAGACTTCAACAAT CTCATGGGATTGGAGAAATGTGAAGACAGAGATGAAgcttgtttaaacagaaggattgTAGCTGAAGCTCACTTGGATTACATATATACTCAAAACAAGCCTAAGCCCTAA